The sequence ATGATGTTACTTACACCTCGTAAAGCAGCCTTCCAGCAGACATAGACATTATTCTACTCGACGCCAATGAGAATGCCTTTGGACCTTGTATTCCATCCGCGAAAAGGACCCCGAGTCCCGACGCCGGTGTTGATATCCAGTCTACTCTTGACCCCGAGGCATTGCAATTGCATCGCTATCCCAATGAGTGAGTCACCGCAAATATCTCATGTAAGTATCTAGGCTAACAATCAGCAGGCAATCAACCGCGCTGAAACAACTTCTTTGTGATTATCGCGGTGGTGATACCAAGGCATTGTCAGTGGATAACATATGTCTTAGTGTAGGCTCCAGTGAATCCATTGACACGCTCATCCGTACTTTTTGCACGCCCGGAAGAGACAAGATCCTAATCTGCCCTCCAACATTTGTCATGTACGAGGTCAGCGCGAACGTCAACGATGTGGGCGTGGTACGCATCAGCCTAGACACGGAAAATGGGTTTACTCTTCAAGTCTCTGCTATTAATGAAGCCTTGTCCCAAGATCCGAGCATCAAGATTGTGTTCATCTGCACGCCAGGAAATCCTACGGGCAATTTACTTGACAAGTCCGACATCCTCCAGATCCTAGAGCATCCAACTTGGAATGGTGTCGTGGTGGTTGACGAGGCTTACATTGACTTTGCTCCGCCTGGCTCCAGCATGGTCAGCGATGTAAATAAATGGCCGAACCTTGTTGTCACACACTCATTCAGTAAGACGTTTGGTCTCGCTGCTATACGACTCGGCATTACATACTCCCAGCCCCAAATCTCGCGTTTACTAAACAACCTACAAATTCCTTATCGCATATCTTCTCCCACCGTGGCActggcaatggcggcgtTATCGGCTGAGGGGATAGCCTTGATGGAGTCGAGTCGAGCCAGGATGGCCAAACAAAGGAAACGGATGCAGCTTGAACTGCCTAAGATTCCGGGCTTCGGCAAGGTTCTCGGGGGTTTTCAGGCAAACTTTCTTCTCGTTCAGTTTCTCAGCAAGCCTGCGGATGAAGGTGGCGTCCCCGACAACTCGGTGGCAGCAGCAATCATGAGTGAGCTTGCTGGCGAGTCTCGGATACTGGTGCGAAATCTTGGGGCTCAACCGGGATGTTTGGGTGCTTTGAGGATTACTGTAGGCACCGAGAGGGAGGTGGATGATCT is a genomic window of Pochonia chlamydosporia 170 chromosome Unknown PCv3seq00010, whole genome shotgun sequence containing:
- a CDS encoding histidinol-phosphate aminotransferase (similar to Aspergillus fumigatus Af293 XP_752779.1); this encodes MVVIKKPQARPFDIGKCARPNILALKPYISDRCLPADIDIILLDANENAFGPCIPSAKRTPSPDAGVDIQSTLDPEALQLHRYPNEQSTALKQLLCDYRGGDTKALSVDNICLSVGSSESIDTLIRTFCTPGRDKILICPPTFVMYEVSANVNDVGVVRISLDTENGFTLQVSAINEALSQDPSIKIVFICTPGNPTGNLLDKSDILQILEHPTWNGVVVVDEAYIDFAPPGSSMVSDVNKWPNLVVTHSFSKTFGLAAIRLGITYSQPQISRLLNNLQIPYRISSPTVALAMAALSAEGIALMESSRARMAKQRKRMQLELPKIPGFGKVLGGFQANFLLVQFLSKPADEGGVPDNSVAAAIMSELAGESRILVRNLGAQPGCLGALRITVGTEREVDDLLLQLRRMLREIYAGRMREDLDT